In a single window of the Streptacidiphilus sp. P02-A3a genome:
- a CDS encoding MFS transporter has product MPLPLLTLMLGVFCVGTAEVVITGILPEMSTSLHVSVPTVGLLVTGYALGVTIGGPIITLLTAKWPRKVLLLSLMGVFVVGNIMAALAPNYATLMGARVFTSLSHGTFAAVAWYVAAQMAPPDKKATAMAKIALGFNFANVLGSPIGTVIGQHFGWRATFGYVTVFAVLCLLLIARFVPSNLSAENGPSIEESTPLRDQIKVFRQGSLQLSMLITVLAQGAVFTTSTYLAPLLRTIGHFAPAMIGVLLIVFGLGSVLGNILGGRAADANVMRGVLRAQTALLAALVLFWFAAPHQIPAAIALFLFGAAGFSIIPALQARILAVAAAAPALALSANVSAFNLGNGLGAWLGGTTIDLGFNARAVTLTAALATTVALLLSLAMWARGRRASPELPALGDVTITADAALAQETS; this is encoded by the coding sequence ATGCCACTCCCCCTCCTGACCCTGATGCTCGGGGTCTTCTGCGTGGGCACTGCCGAGGTCGTCATCACCGGGATCCTGCCCGAGATGTCGACCAGCCTGCATGTGTCCGTCCCGACAGTCGGCCTGCTGGTCACTGGCTACGCGCTCGGGGTCACCATCGGCGGTCCGATCATCACCCTGCTGACTGCCAAGTGGCCCCGGAAGGTGCTGCTCCTCAGCCTGATGGGCGTCTTTGTCGTCGGCAACATCATGGCCGCGCTGGCCCCCAACTACGCGACGCTGATGGGGGCACGCGTCTTCACGTCGCTCAGCCACGGCACCTTCGCGGCCGTGGCCTGGTACGTCGCCGCCCAGATGGCCCCGCCGGACAAGAAGGCGACCGCGATGGCCAAGATCGCGCTGGGCTTCAACTTCGCCAACGTGCTCGGCTCGCCGATCGGCACGGTCATCGGGCAGCACTTCGGCTGGCGGGCCACCTTCGGGTACGTCACGGTCTTCGCCGTGCTGTGCCTCCTGCTCATCGCCAGGTTCGTGCCGAGTAACCTGTCCGCGGAGAACGGCCCGTCGATCGAGGAGAGCACTCCCCTGCGGGACCAGATCAAGGTGTTCCGCCAGGGCAGCCTCCAACTCTCCATGCTGATCACCGTGCTGGCCCAGGGCGCGGTCTTCACCACCTCGACCTACCTGGCGCCGCTGCTCCGCACCATCGGCCACTTCGCGCCCGCCATGATCGGCGTCCTGCTGATCGTCTTCGGCCTCGGCTCGGTCCTGGGCAACATCCTCGGCGGCCGGGCCGCGGACGCCAACGTGATGCGCGGGGTACTGCGTGCCCAGACGGCCCTGCTCGCCGCGCTGGTGCTCTTCTGGTTCGCCGCGCCCCACCAGATCCCGGCCGCCATCGCCCTGTTCCTGTTCGGTGCCGCCGGGTTCTCCATCATCCCGGCGCTCCAGGCGCGGATCCTCGCGGTGGCTGCCGCCGCACCGGCCCTCGCGCTGTCGGCCAACGTGTCCGCGTTCAACCTCGGCAACGGGCTCGGCGCCTGGCTCGGCGGTACCACCATCGACCTCGGCTTCAACGCCCGCGCGGTGACCCTGACCGCCGCCCTCGCCACGACCGTCGCGCTGCTCCTCTCGCTGGCGATGTGGGCCCGGGGCCGCCGCGCGTCGCCGGAACTGCCCGCGCTCGGCGACGTGACGATCACCGCCGACGCCGCGCTCGCCCAGGAGACGTCCTAG
- a CDS encoding transposase — protein MHPVHHALPGRPSGPRPPGRTVPGNSTVLDELSQVLFAPLPRSDQRAKGALYLRGLIATEGRKSIRNIAAQVGGPELAQSLHHFIAASTWDWEPVSRALQRHADNELRFTAWVVQALPTPRRGRQAVGVWGVASEVTVPVRWNLLRSGQAGADRVVAATRVHDPSTTGPRPVVLDIPGVDLGPVFDWYARAGAPLLAAVPANLPVLGLGPARESRPLPAARLLQLNRMLRRPARWTDPVTGTAHRSLVAGVRVEWAGHPLLLVGEWADGREQPVRCWLTNLTATPLGVLLRLTRFTRRVEQDYVGSASHVGTLDDYEGRTSDGWHRHMTLAAAAHVAQVVAASRARVRPWTHCMVSMEQMGCQL, from the coding sequence ATGCACCCCGTCCACCACGCCTTACCGGGCAGGCCCTCCGGGCCGCGACCGCCCGGGCGGACCGTCCCGGGGAACAGCACCGTCCTGGACGAGCTGTCCCAGGTGCTCTTCGCCCCGCTGCCCCGCAGCGACCAGCGCGCCAAAGGCGCCCTGTACCTGCGCGGGCTGATCGCGACGGAGGGCCGCAAGTCGATCAGGAACATCGCCGCGCAGGTCGGCGGCCCCGAACTGGCGCAGAGCCTGCACCACTTCATCGCCGCCTCCACCTGGGACTGGGAGCCGGTCAGCAGGGCCCTCCAGCGGCACGCCGACAACGAGTTGCGGTTCACCGCCTGGGTGGTGCAGGCCCTGCCGACCCCCCGGCGGGGGCGGCAGGCGGTCGGCGTGTGGGGGGTGGCCAGTGAGGTCACCGTGCCGGTGCGGTGGAACCTGCTGCGCTCCGGCCAGGCGGGAGCCGACCGCGTGGTGGCGGCGACCCGGGTGCACGACCCGAGTACCACCGGGCCCCGCCCGGTGGTACTGGACATCCCCGGGGTCGACCTGGGTCCGGTCTTCGACTGGTACGCCCGGGCGGGCGCACCGCTGCTGGCCGCTGTGCCCGCCAACCTGCCGGTGCTGGGCCTCGGGCCCGCCCGGGAGTCCCGCCCGCTCCCCGCCGCCCGCCTGCTGCAACTCAACCGGATGCTGCGCCGCCCGGCGCGATGGACCGACCCGGTGACCGGAACGGCGCACCGGAGCCTGGTCGCCGGTGTCCGGGTGGAGTGGGCCGGCCACCCGCTGCTGCTGGTCGGGGAGTGGGCCGACGGCCGGGAGCAGCCCGTCCGGTGCTGGCTGACCAATCTGACCGCCACCCCCCTGGGCGTCCTGCTGCGGCTCACCCGGTTCACCCGCCGCGTCGAGCAGGACTACGTGGGCTCCGCCTCGCACGTGGGCACCCTCGACGACTACGAGGGGCGGACCTCCGACGGCTGGCACCGGCACATGACCCTGGCGGCAGCCGCGCACGTGGCCCAGGTGGTCGCCGCCTCAAGGGCCCGGGTCCGCCCGTGGACCCACTGCATGGTCTCCATGGAGCAGATGGGCTGTCAGCTGTGA
- a CDS encoding FAD-dependent monooxygenase, translating to MRILVAGGGTSGLATAVALGSRGHHVLVLERRPVFTENGMGVRLTPPAFRLLDRLGVGAAVRRRSLAIGEIRIMDGSTGERVATVPLPGRHGGTPHAPHATAHRLDVYEPLLDACWQLDVVRLRADSGVVGYTERGESVVAALVGGRSVTGDALILTDSARSAARDDTSWTGGAPEERVAVYRTVVPMELVANRWQDSAAISWVGAQWHVSHYPLPDSRYLSLSATRHRHTGGDLTGAHLDLGHVLAAFPDIGYAARDVLTMGRQWRAWTVPGRRTASARARGRVALVGETAEPALPVEVSGVHQALEDADGLGRSWDASDGDVRRWLADYATRRSGERFPDAHTGCGAGGR from the coding sequence ATGCGCATTCTGGTTGCCGGTGGTGGTACCAGCGGTCTGGCCACAGCAGTCGCCCTGGGATCGAGAGGCCATCACGTCCTCGTGCTGGAGCGACGACCGGTGTTCACCGAGAACGGGATGGGCGTCCGGTTGACGCCGCCCGCCTTCCGGCTGCTGGACCGGCTCGGAGTCGGCGCGGCCGTACGCCGACGGTCGCTGGCGATCGGCGAGATCCGCATCATGGACGGCTCGACCGGGGAGCGGGTCGCCACGGTGCCGCTGCCCGGGCGGCACGGCGGGACGCCCCACGCGCCCCACGCGACGGCTCACCGGCTGGACGTCTACGAGCCACTGCTCGATGCCTGCTGGCAGTTGGACGTCGTCCGGCTGCGCGCGGACAGCGGTGTGGTCGGCTACACCGAGCGCGGTGAGTCGGTGGTGGCCGCACTCGTCGGCGGGCGCAGCGTCACCGGGGACGCGCTGATCCTCACGGACAGCGCCCGCTCCGCCGCCCGCGACGACACGTCCTGGACCGGCGGCGCCCCGGAGGAGCGGGTCGCGGTCTACCGCACCGTCGTCCCGATGGAACTGGTGGCCAACCGCTGGCAGGACAGCGCGGCCATCAGCTGGGTGGGAGCGCAGTGGCACGTCTCGCACTACCCGTTGCCCGACTCCCGCTACCTGAGCCTCTCCGCCACCCGCCATCGGCACACCGGCGGCGATCTCACCGGCGCCCACCTGGACCTGGGACACGTGCTCGCGGCCTTCCCGGACATCGGCTACGCGGCCCGCGACGTCCTGACCATGGGCCGACAGTGGCGGGCGTGGACGGTGCCCGGTCGGCGGACCGCGTCGGCCCGGGCGCGCGGCAGGGTCGCGCTCGTGGGCGAGACCGCGGAGCCGGCGCTTCCGGTGGAGGTGTCGGGCGTGCACCAGGCCCTGGAGGACGCCGACGGACTCGGCCGCTCCTGGGACGCCTCCGACGGGGACGTGCGGCGATGGCTCGCCGACTACGCCACCCGGCGGAGCGGCGAGCGCTTCCCCGACGCCCACACCGGGTGCGGGGCCGGGGGGCGGTGA
- a CDS encoding NUDIX hydrolase, whose product MDTDASRLPRPEHELVATSSTVVYANRWMTVREDRTLRHDGAEGVFGVVAKPDFALVVPYADGGFHLVEQYRYAAKGRYWEFPQGSWEDRPDADPLALARGELAEETGLTAGAMTPLGHLFEAYGFCDQGFHIILATELTPGETNLDEEEAGLVSRWFSEAEVWQLIAEGRFKDAPSVAALCLFQRHRAEHGR is encoded by the coding sequence ATGGATACGGACGCATCGCGACTTCCCCGGCCCGAGCACGAACTGGTGGCTACCAGCAGCACCGTGGTCTACGCGAACCGCTGGATGACCGTACGCGAGGACAGGACCCTGCGGCACGACGGCGCCGAGGGCGTCTTCGGCGTGGTGGCGAAGCCCGACTTCGCCCTTGTCGTCCCCTACGCCGACGGCGGCTTCCACCTGGTCGAGCAGTACCGGTATGCCGCGAAGGGCCGCTACTGGGAGTTCCCCCAGGGGTCCTGGGAGGACAGGCCGGACGCGGACCCGCTGGCCCTGGCGCGCGGTGAGCTCGCGGAGGAGACCGGGCTGACGGCCGGGGCGATGACACCGCTCGGCCACCTCTTCGAGGCGTACGGCTTCTGCGACCAGGGTTTCCACATCATCCTCGCCACGGAGCTCACCCCCGGCGAGACGAACCTCGACGAGGAGGAGGCGGGACTGGTCAGCCGCTGGTTCTCCGAGGCCGAGGTGTGGCAGCTCATCGCCGAGGGCCGGTTCAAGGACGCCCCCTCGGTCGCGGCCCTCTGCCTCTTCCAACGCCACCGCGCGGAGCACGGGCGGTAG
- a CDS encoding TauD/TfdA family dioxygenase — translation MSVTVDQSAAVQLNVTKVAGRIGAVVHDVTLDADLPPTTVEALRAALHEHKVLFFREQRHLDDTAHEAFARLLGDPVSHPTVPSADGRYIFELDATKGARANNWHTDVTFVPAYPKASILRAVEIPPYGGHTIWANTAAAYQALPEPLKRLAEGLRAVHTNDFDYAARLGLREDLADNKEVAALFRQVFISTAFKTEHPLVRVHPETGERTLLLGAFTQRIVGLSTEDSTALIALFQRFIERPENVVRWQWTVGDVAIWDNRATQHYAVNDYGDLPRVVRRITLDGDVPVGVDGEPSRLLEPTAPPRVAGIVPAAELERERLAAAGD, via the coding sequence ATGTCCGTCACCGTCGATCAGTCCGCAGCGGTCCAGTTGAACGTCACCAAGGTCGCGGGCCGCATCGGCGCGGTCGTGCACGACGTCACGCTCGACGCCGACCTGCCGCCGACCACCGTCGAGGCGCTGCGCGCCGCCCTGCACGAGCACAAGGTCCTGTTCTTCCGGGAGCAGCGGCACCTGGACGACACCGCCCACGAGGCGTTCGCCCGGCTGCTGGGCGACCCGGTGTCGCACCCCACCGTGCCCTCCGCCGACGGCCGCTACATCTTCGAACTCGATGCCACCAAGGGCGCCCGGGCCAACAACTGGCACACCGACGTCACCTTCGTGCCCGCCTACCCCAAGGCGTCCATCCTGCGCGCGGTGGAGATTCCGCCCTACGGCGGCCACACCATCTGGGCCAACACCGCGGCCGCCTACCAGGCCCTGCCGGAGCCGCTGAAGCGCCTGGCCGAGGGCCTGCGCGCGGTCCACACCAACGACTTCGACTACGCCGCGCGGCTGGGCCTGCGCGAGGACCTGGCCGACAACAAGGAGGTGGCGGCCCTGTTCCGGCAGGTGTTCATCTCCACCGCGTTCAAGACCGAGCACCCGCTGGTGCGCGTCCACCCGGAGACCGGCGAGCGCACGCTGCTGCTCGGGGCCTTCACCCAGCGCATCGTCGGGCTGTCCACCGAGGACAGCACCGCCCTGATCGCGCTGTTCCAGCGGTTCATCGAGCGCCCGGAGAACGTCGTCCGCTGGCAGTGGACGGTCGGCGACGTGGCGATCTGGGACAACCGGGCCACCCAGCACTACGCCGTCAACGACTACGGCGACCTGCCGCGCGTCGTCCGCCGGATCACCCTGGACGGCGACGTCCCGGTCGGCGTCGACGGTGAGCCCAGCCGGCTGCTGGAGCCCACCGCCCCGCCCCGGGTGGCCGGGATCGTCCCCGCCGCGGAGCTGGAGCGGGAGCGGCTCGCCGCAGCGGGCGACTGA
- a CDS encoding ROK family transcriptional regulator — protein sequence MADLAVHAPDPAPVPVAPAAWRGGDGRREANAAAVLRTVLDHGPVARTGIARLSGLSAAAVSRQAVHLIELGLVREVPGAAAAGAVGRPQVPLDLDTHGPLVAGVHIGVPFSSLALLDLRGRVVAQRTLSGGVRSGLPPELRTELPEFLAEAAPGRRVLGLGAIAGGWIDPQRGLALRHEPLGWRDVPLQAQLEQIGGLPVQVDNHARAVVQSEMLFGPPEARRSVVHLFVGSVVDAAFGIAGVVHQGPGAAAGDVAHLPTGDTATVCGCGRTGCLQVAASDLALVERARSAGLSDCTDAYTVVGRALGGDARADALLRERLRLVARAAALLVDALNPELILLTEPSVAASESYLALFRRELASSSRVAREPERVRFPHAGVDVMRVAAGTAVLAPLFRDPLRFRMPAGPVRPGSGSAS from the coding sequence ATGGCCGACCTCGCCGTGCACGCGCCCGACCCCGCCCCCGTGCCCGTCGCCCCCGCCGCCTGGCGCGGCGGCGACGGCCGTCGCGAGGCCAACGCCGCCGCCGTGCTGCGGACCGTGCTGGACCACGGCCCGGTGGCCCGCACCGGCATCGCCCGGCTGTCCGGGCTGAGCGCGGCGGCGGTGTCCCGGCAGGCGGTGCACCTGATCGAGCTCGGCCTGGTGCGTGAGGTGCCGGGTGCCGCGGCTGCCGGAGCCGTTGGCCGTCCACAGGTCCCGCTGGACCTGGACACCCATGGACCGCTGGTGGCCGGGGTGCACATCGGTGTGCCGTTCAGCTCGCTGGCGCTGCTGGACCTGCGCGGCCGGGTGGTCGCCCAGCGCACCCTGAGCGGCGGGGTCCGCAGCGGACTGCCACCCGAACTCCGCACGGAGCTGCCGGAGTTCCTGGCCGAAGCGGCACCCGGACGCCGGGTGCTCGGCCTCGGTGCGATCGCCGGTGGCTGGATCGACCCGCAACGCGGCCTGGCGCTCCGGCACGAGCCGCTGGGCTGGCGCGACGTGCCGTTGCAGGCGCAGCTGGAGCAGATCGGCGGGCTGCCGGTGCAGGTGGACAACCACGCCCGGGCCGTCGTCCAGTCGGAGATGCTGTTCGGTCCGCCGGAGGCGCGGCGCAGCGTGGTCCACCTGTTCGTGGGCTCGGTGGTGGACGCGGCGTTCGGCATCGCCGGGGTGGTCCACCAGGGGCCGGGCGCGGCCGCGGGGGATGTCGCCCATCTGCCCACCGGGGACACCGCGACCGTCTGCGGCTGCGGCCGTACCGGCTGCCTGCAGGTCGCCGCCTCGGATCTGGCCCTGGTCGAACGGGCCCGGTCGGCGGGCCTGTCGGACTGCACGGACGCGTACACGGTGGTGGGCCGGGCGCTGGGCGGCGACGCACGGGCGGACGCGCTGCTGCGGGAGCGGCTGCGGCTGGTGGCGCGCGCCGCCGCGCTGCTGGTGGACGCGCTGAATCCGGAGCTGATCCTGCTGACCGAGCCGTCGGTGGCCGCTTCGGAGAGCTACCTGGCGCTGTTCCGAAGGGAGTTGGCCTCCAGCTCGCGGGTCGCCCGGGAGCCGGAACGGGTCCGCTTCCCGCACGCGGGGGTGGACGTGATGCGGGTGGCCGCCGGAACCGCGGTACTGGCCCCGCTGTTCCGCGATCCGCTGCGGTTCCGGATGCCCGCCGGTCCCGTCCGGCCCGGGTCCGGGTCGGCGAGCTGA
- a CDS encoding putative leader peptide: MTKDRTLVTRRHVDLCRQASAMCALSCSARRR; encoded by the coding sequence GTGACCAAGGACCGCACGCTCGTGACGCGCCGCCATGTCGACCTGTGTCGGCAGGCGAGTGCGATGTGTGCGCTGTCCTGTAGCGCCCGTCGCCGCTGA
- a CDS encoding ABC transporter substrate-binding protein, translating to MPRTAPDFPTLPAGPTRRGVLAAAGAAGALLTLTSCRSAVSAAAAPSGSSGSASRGGTLAVGVQTDFAPALLFAQSNNSLVQGLIYDTLTQYDDNLRPQPSLATSWTVSPDGRTVTLQLRQGVTFHTGRPFTAADVVFAIKNLTNPVHAAQLGATAAAVTGFDQKSDHELVLTLAHPVSNLFDLFEFMIIQDQQTLADAVSGQRLVGTGPFVFDSWQPGSVLSVKANKSYWQPDRPYLDAVQLRVIPEADSLLSSLRSGQTQLSFSLQGQQVATLKSDTRFGITEYKQGAGDLYLGVTTTVKPLDDKTVRQALAWAVDRDRVVSELLGGYGQATAAPWPQNSPAYTTGAAQHYSYNPGKARQLLQSVGATGLDLPLLVPSTLTSLAELVQYDLAQVGVRTTLRTVDPVTAQQDLIAQSMPALWVQAHSFAQLHPATLAVSAYPFNQAKNTSRFRSAEYSQAVLAAWEQGDPNSAAARAAYQRVTGILLDEAFIIELAVEPSLQVNTTGLSGATLNRFGYLHAQNATLA from the coding sequence ATGCCCCGAACCGCGCCCGACTTCCCCACGCTCCCCGCCGGGCCGACCCGGAGAGGTGTCCTGGCCGCCGCCGGCGCCGCCGGGGCCCTACTGACACTGACCTCCTGCCGTTCGGCCGTCAGCGCTGCCGCCGCCCCCAGCGGCAGCAGCGGCTCAGCCAGCCGCGGCGGCACCCTCGCCGTCGGCGTGCAGACCGACTTCGCCCCCGCGCTGCTCTTCGCCCAGAGCAACAACTCGCTGGTCCAGGGCCTGATCTACGACACCCTCACCCAGTACGACGACAACCTCCGGCCGCAGCCCTCGCTGGCCACCAGCTGGACCGTCTCCCCCGACGGCCGGACGGTCACCCTGCAACTGCGGCAGGGCGTCACCTTCCACACCGGGCGGCCGTTCACCGCCGCCGACGTGGTCTTCGCGATCAAGAACCTGACGAACCCGGTGCACGCGGCCCAGTTGGGCGCCACCGCCGCCGCCGTCACCGGCTTCGACCAGAAGAGCGACCACGAGCTCGTGCTCACTCTCGCCCATCCGGTGAGCAACCTGTTCGACCTGTTCGAGTTCATGATCATCCAGGATCAGCAGACCCTCGCCGACGCGGTCAGCGGCCAGCGGCTGGTCGGCACCGGGCCCTTCGTCTTCGACTCCTGGCAGCCGGGCAGCGTCCTCTCGGTCAAGGCCAACAAGAGCTACTGGCAGCCGGACCGCCCCTACCTGGACGCCGTCCAGCTGCGGGTCATCCCGGAGGCGGACTCGCTGCTCTCCTCGCTGCGCTCCGGCCAGACCCAGCTCAGCTTCTCGCTCCAGGGCCAGCAGGTGGCCACCCTCAAGAGCGACACCCGGTTCGGGATCACCGAGTACAAGCAGGGCGCCGGCGACCTCTACCTGGGTGTCACCACCACCGTGAAGCCGCTGGACGACAAGACCGTGCGGCAGGCCCTGGCCTGGGCCGTGGACCGGGACCGGGTGGTCAGCGAACTGCTCGGCGGCTACGGCCAGGCCACCGCCGCTCCCTGGCCGCAGAACTCCCCCGCGTACACCACCGGCGCGGCCCAGCACTACAGCTACAACCCGGGCAAGGCACGGCAGTTGCTCCAGTCCGTCGGCGCCACCGGCCTCGATCTGCCGCTGCTGGTGCCCAGCACGCTGACGTCGCTGGCCGAACTGGTCCAGTACGACCTGGCCCAGGTCGGGGTGCGGACCACCCTGCGGACGGTGGACCCGGTCACCGCGCAACAGGACCTGATCGCCCAGTCAATGCCCGCCCTGTGGGTGCAGGCGCACAGCTTCGCCCAGCTCCACCCGGCGACGCTGGCGGTCAGCGCCTATCCGTTCAACCAGGCCAAGAACACCTCCCGGTTCCGCTCGGCCGAGTACTCCCAGGCCGTGCTCGCCGCCTGGGAGCAGGGCGACCCGAACAGCGCGGCGGCTCGCGCCGCCTACCAGCGGGTGACCGGCATCCTGCTGGACGAGGCGTTCATCATCGAGCTGGCGGTCGAGCCCAGCCTCCAGGTGAACACGACCGGCCTGAGCGGCGCGACCCTCAACCGGTTCGGGTACCTGCATGCCCAGAACGCCACCCTGGCCTGA
- a CDS encoding ABC transporter permease has translation MSRYLAKRIPSALLVLVLASFAVFLILRLVPGDPAASLAGSDASPQAVGAIRTELGLNQPLTVQYAHWIGHLLTGNLGRSYVIGGQVSTLIGSGLSATAQLTAGALLLSVLLGGAVGLLWATSGNRAVRTVLRVFATTALAVPPFVTGVVLVLLFAVWLPALPAGGYQSFTTAPDLAWQYLLLPALCLALPSAAVLGRYLRDALERALAEDYVRTATALGVRRSRVVWRHALPNALPSVVTVLGLQAGQLLSGAVLVEAVFAWPGLGQLAQQGVLHRDYPVVQDLLLLLVAAFVAVQLLTDLAYAWLDPRIRWQ, from the coding sequence ATGAGCCGATACCTCGCGAAACGCATCCCCTCCGCGCTGCTCGTACTCGTCCTGGCCTCGTTCGCGGTGTTCCTGATCCTGCGGCTGGTCCCCGGCGACCCGGCGGCGTCGCTGGCGGGTTCCGACGCCTCACCGCAGGCGGTCGGCGCGATCCGGACCGAGCTGGGGCTGAACCAGCCGCTGACCGTCCAGTACGCGCACTGGATCGGGCACCTGTTGACCGGGAACCTGGGACGCTCCTACGTCATCGGCGGCCAGGTCTCCACGTTGATCGGCTCGGGACTGTCCGCCACCGCCCAGCTCACCGCCGGGGCGCTGCTGCTGTCCGTGCTGCTCGGGGGCGCGGTCGGGCTGCTCTGGGCGACCTCCGGCAACCGGGCGGTGCGCACGGTGCTCAGGGTGTTCGCCACCACCGCGCTGGCCGTGCCGCCGTTCGTGACCGGGGTGGTGCTGGTGCTGCTCTTCGCCGTGTGGCTGCCGGCACTGCCCGCCGGTGGCTACCAGTCCTTCACCACCGCGCCCGACCTGGCGTGGCAGTACCTGCTGCTGCCCGCGCTGTGCCTGGCGCTGCCCAGCGCGGCCGTACTCGGCCGCTACCTGCGCGACGCCCTGGAGCGCGCGCTGGCCGAGGACTACGTGCGCACCGCCACCGCCCTCGGCGTCCGGCGGTCGCGCGTGGTGTGGCGGCACGCCCTGCCCAACGCGCTGCCGTCGGTGGTCACCGTGCTCGGCCTCCAGGCCGGCCAACTGCTCAGCGGCGCGGTGCTGGTGGAGGCCGTGTTCGCCTGGCCGGGACTGGGCCAGCTGGCCCAGCAGGGGGTACTGCACCGTGACTACCCGGTGGTTCAGGACCTGTTGCTGCTGCTGGTCGCGGCCTTCGTGGCGGTGCAGCTGCTGACCGACCTGGCGTACGCCTGGCTCGACCCGAGGATCCGGTGGCAGTGA
- a CDS encoding ABC transporter permease — protein sequence MPRLRRLRARSPYLDGLLTPGGLTGLVIVVGIVLLGLFGPLLTSAGPLTQGPVALAGIGTPGHPLGTDDLGRDLLARILYGIRTDLLIAIAAVPLGAAGGVLLALAAAWSRVADVLVQRAFDLVLAFPGLILALAVTSVTGPGKLPVIGVIAVAEAPGFGRVLRGGILVQREREYAVAARLGGASRTRVLVRHVLPNALDPLVIQVAVALSISVFIEGGMSFLGVGVRPPEPSLGSIVSESLEYLQQDPSFAVVPLVVVTGLVLGFALVAEALNKGVRR from the coding sequence CTGCCCCGGCTGCGTCGGCTGCGGGCCCGCAGCCCCTACCTCGACGGACTGCTGACCCCCGGCGGCCTGACCGGGCTGGTCATCGTCGTCGGCATCGTGCTGCTCGGACTGTTCGGCCCGCTGCTGACCTCGGCCGGACCGCTGACCCAGGGCCCGGTCGCCCTCGCCGGAATCGGCACGCCCGGCCACCCGCTGGGCACTGACGACCTGGGCCGGGACCTGCTCGCCCGGATCCTCTACGGCATCAGGACCGACCTGCTGATCGCGATCGCCGCGGTACCCCTGGGCGCCGCCGGGGGCGTCCTGCTGGCGCTGGCCGCGGCCTGGTCGCGGGTGGCCGACGTGCTGGTGCAGCGGGCCTTCGACCTGGTGCTCGCCTTTCCGGGACTGATTCTCGCCCTGGCGGTCACCTCGGTCACCGGCCCCGGCAAGCTGCCGGTGATCGGGGTGATCGCGGTCGCCGAGGCCCCCGGATTCGGCCGGGTGCTGCGCGGCGGCATCCTGGTCCAGCGCGAGCGCGAGTACGCGGTGGCCGCCCGGCTCGGCGGCGCCTCCCGGACCCGGGTCCTGGTCCGCCACGTGCTGCCGAACGCGCTGGACCCGCTGGTGATCCAGGTCGCGGTGGCGCTGTCGATCTCGGTGTTCATCGAGGGCGGCATGAGCTTCCTCGGCGTCGGGGTGCGTCCGCCGGAACCGTCGCTGGGCAGCATCGTCAGCGAATCGCTGGAGTACCTGCAACAGGACCCGTCCTTCGCTGTGGTTCCGCTGGTCGTGGTGACCGGCCTGGTGCTGGGGTTCGCGCTGGTCGCCGAAGCCCTGAACAAGGGAGTCCGCCGTTGA